From the genome of Streptomyces sp. JH34:
CTTCGACCGTGATGCCCATGGAACGGGCGGTGCCAGCGATGATCTTCGACGCGGCGTCGAGGTCGTTGGCGTTCAGGTCGGGGAGCTTGGTCGTGGCGATCTCGCGGACCTGGTCGGCCGTGAGCTTGGCGACCTTGGTCTTGTGCGGCTCGCCGGAGCCCTTGTCCACACCCGCGGCCTTGAGGATCAGCTTGGCGGCCGGCGGAGTCTTGGTGATGAAGGTGAAGGAGCGGTCCTCGTAGACCGTGATCTCCACCGGCACGACCATGCCACGCTGCGACTCGGTCGCGGCGTTGTAGGCCTTGCAGAACTCCATGATGTTGACGCCGTGCTGGCCCAGTGCGGGACCGACCGGCGGCGCCGGGTTGGCCGCACCGGCGTTGATCTGGAGCTTGATAAGCCCCGTGACCTTCTTCTTCTTGGGAGGCATTGCTCTCTCCGGGTCCTAGTGAGAGTGTTTCGCCGCCATTCCGGTCGTCCGGATGGAGGCATACCGCGCAACGATAACGGGTATAGCTGCGCGACCAAAAACCGAGCAGGTCAGACGGGCTGCGAAGCCTGTCTGACCTGCTCGGTAGGCATGTGTCCAGGAACGGGCGGAAAGCCGTCAGTTCTTCTGGATCTGGTCGAAGCTGAGCTCGACCGGGGTCTCGCGACCGAAGATCTCGACGAGGCCCTTGACCTTCTTCGAGTCGGCGTTGATCTCGTTGATCGTCGCCTGCAGGGTCGCGAACGGGCCGTCGGTGACGGTGACCGAGTCGCCCACCTCGAAGTCCAGGACCTGGACCTCGACCTTGCGGGCCGGAGCCGGCTTGCCCTCGGCCTCGGCCGCCTCGCGGGCCGCCTTCTCCTCGGCCTCGGGGGCGAGCATCTTGACGATCTCGTCCAGGGTCAGCGGGTACGGGTCGTAGGCGTTGCCCACGAAGCCGGTGACGCCGGGCGTGTTGCGGACAACACCCCAGGACTCGTTCGTCAGGTCCATGCGCACCAGGACGTATCCCGGGAGCTTGTTCTGACGGACGTTCTTCCGCTCACCGTTCTTGATCTGGACGATCTCTTCCTCGGGCACCTCGGCCTGGTAGATGAAGTCCTCGACGTTGAGCGAGACGGCGCGCTGCTCCAGGTTGGCCTTCACGCGCTTCTCGTAACCGGCGTACGTGTGGATGACGTACCACTCACCGGGAAGTCCGCGCAGCTCTTCGCGCAGGGCGGCGACGGCGTCGACGGGGGCGGCCGGCTCGGCCTCCTCGTCGGACTCCTCCTCGGCGGACTCGTCGTCCTCGGCGGGCTCGACGGCCTCGTCGTCCTCTTCGGACTCGGCACGCACGGCGTCCTGCTCGGCGGGCTCGCCCGCGGCGGCGTCAGCAGCGTCGACCTGGTCCGGGGCCACGGCATCCGCCGCCTCGACGATGTCGAGCTCGTCCTCGGCGGACTCGACGGCGCTCGCCGTGGGCTCGGCGTCGTCGTTCAGGTTCGGGTCAGACACGATGGCTGCTTCTTCCTGGATACATATGGGTGGAACATGCGAAAGGGGCGCCGATGAGGCGCCCTCCGCGGGGATCAGCCGAAGACGTACTTGATGACCCGCGCGAATCCGAAGTCAATCACGGTGACGAGACCGATCATCACGACCACGAACGCGATCACGACGGCCGTGTAGGTCGACAGCTGGCTACGCGTCGGCCAGACAACCTTGCGGAGCTCGGCGATGATCTGGCGGTAGAACAGCGCGAGACGGCCCAGAGGGCCCTTCTTTCCGCGCTTGCCGCCCTTCCGGGTCTTCTTCTTCGACTCGGGAGCTTCGTCCTCGGCATCAGGCATGTCGATGGAGCCCACGGCGTCCGTCACGCTACTCACCTGATTCCGGGTCATGGCCGTGCCGCGCCCGGTGGAGCCGCACGGCGGTGCATTGAAGTACGTACATGCGCACACATCCTGGCGAAGGAGTGTGTAGCAGGGCCGGAGGGACTTGAACCCCCAACCGCTGGTTTTGGAGACCAGTGCTCTACCAATTGAGCTACGACCCTTTGTGGTTTCCACCAACCTACCGCATCCTCCCCGGTGGGCCGGTTGGGAAAACGGTGTGGCTGATGAAGGCCAACGACAGGTGAGTGTACGTGCTCAGGGGCGCCGCGTCGAACAGACCACAACCGACCGGTCCTGTCCGGATGCTGTCCGAGTCCTGTCCGGTCCCTGAAACCCCTGTGCCGGGGGCTTTTCCGGTCTGCGAGCATGGGGGGCATGAGCGCTGCAACTTCTCCGTCCGAGCGCCGGGTCTCGGCCCGCATCGGTGCGATCTCCGAGTCCGCCACCCTCGCCGTCGACGCCAAGGCGAAGGCCCTCAAGGCCGCCGGGCGTCCGGTGATCGGCTTCGGCGCCGGTGAGCCCGACTTCCCGACACCCGACTACATCGTGGACGCCGCGGTCGAGGCCTGCCGCAACCCGAAGTACCACCGCTACACCCCCGCCGGCGGGCTTCCCGAGCTCAAGGCCGCCATCGCGGAGAAGACGCTGCGCGACTCCGGCTACGAGGTCGACGCGTCCCAGATCCTGGTGACCAACGGCGGCAAGCAGGCCATCTACGAGGCCTTCGCCGCGATCCTCGACCCGGGCGACGAGGTCATCGTCCCCGCGCCGTACTGGACCACCTACCCGGAGTCCATCCGTCTCGCCGGCGGTGTCCCGGTGGAGGTCGTCGCCGACGAGACCACCGGCTACCGGGTCTCGGTCGAGCAGCTGGAGGCCGCGCGCACCGAGCGCACCAAGGTCGTCCTGTTCGTCTCCCCGTCGAACCCGACCGGCGCCGTGTACAACGAGGCCGACACCGAGGCCATCGGCCGCTGGGCCGTGGAGCACGGCCTGTGGGTCATGACCGACGAGATCTACGAGCACCTGGTCTACGGCGGGGCGGCCGCCGCCTCGCTCCCCGCGGTCGTGCCGGAGCTGCGCGACAAGTGCATCGTGGTCAACGGCGTCGCCAAGACGTACGCCATGACCGGCTGGCGGGTCGGCTGGATCATCGGGCCCAAGGACGTGGTGAAGGCGGCGACCAACCTGCAGTCGCACGCCACCTCCAACGTCAGCAACGTCGCGCAGGTCGCCGCGCTGGCCGCCGTCTCCGGCCCCCTGGACGCGGTCGCCGAGATGCGGACCGCCTTCGACCGCCGCCGCCGGACGATCGTGCGCATGCTCAACGAGATCGACGGCGTGCTCTGCCCCGAGCCCGAGGGCGCGTTCTACGCCTACCCGTCGGTGAAGGGCCTGCTCGGCAAGGAGATCCGCGGCAAGCGCCCGGCGGACTCCGTCGAGCTCGCGGCCCTCATCCTGGACGAGGCCGAGGTGGCCGTGGTCCCGGGCGAGGCGTTCGGCACCCCGGGTTACCTGCGGCTGTCCTACGCCCTGGGCGACGACGACCTCGTCGAGGGCGTCTCGCGGCTCCAGAAGCTGCTGGGCGAGGCCCGCGACTGACGCGGAGCACCCGTGCTGTGAAGGTGACCCCCGGTTCCGCCCGGGGGTCACCTTTTTGTTCGAGGGGTAACTCACAGGGGGATCCAGCTACCGCCGCACCCCCTCGGTGCGGCAAGATCCTTCAATGGAGCGTGACGTACGGCTGTTGCCAAAGGCCCATCTGCACCTGCACTTCACCGGGTCGATGCGGCCGACGACCCTGCTCGAACTCGCGGACAAGTACGGTGTTCGCCTCCCCGAGGCACTGACCGGCGGTGAGCCGCCCAAGCTGCGGGCCACTGACGAGCGCGGCTGGTTCCGCTTCCAGCGCCTCTACGACATCGCGCGGTCCTGTCTGCGCTCACCCGAGGACATCCAGCGCCTGGTGCGCGAGACGGCCATGGAGGACGTCGCGGACGGCTCCGGGTGGCTGGAGATCCAGGTCGACCCGACCTCGTACGCCCCGCTGCTCGGCGGGCTGATCCCGGCGATCGAGATCATCCTGGACGCCGTGGACCGTGCGGCACGGGAGACCGGGCTGGGGATCCGGGTGGTCATCGCCGCGAACCGGATGAAGCATCCGCTGGACGCCCGGACGCTGGCCAGGCTCGCCGTGCGGTACGCGGACCGGGGCGTCATCGGCTTCGGGCTCTCCAACGACGAGCGCCGCGGGATGGCCCGTGACTTCGACCGGGCCTTCGCCATCGCCCGCGAGGGCGGCCTGATCGCCGCCCCGCACGGCGGTGAGCTGTCCGGCCCCTCCAGCGTCCGGGACTGCCTGGACGACCTCGACGCGGCCCGGATCGGGCACGGCGTCCGGGCGGCCGAGGACCCCCGGTTGCTGCGCACGCTCGCGGAGCGGGGGGTGACCTGCGAGGTCTGCCCGGCCTCCAACGTGGCACTGGGCGTCTACGAGAAGCCCACCGATGTACCCCTGCGCACTCTGTTCGACGCCGGGGTACCGATGGCGCTGGGCGCGGACGACCCGCTGCTCTTCGGCTCGCGGCTGGCCGCGCAGTACGACCTCGTGCGCCGGCACCACGGCTTCACCGACGAGGAACTGGCCGAGCTGGCCCGGCAGTCCGTGCGGGGGTCGGTGGCACCCGTCGAGGTGCGCGAGAAGCTGCTCGGCGGGATCGACGCGTGGCTGGCCGGCTGACGCCTGCCGGCAGGGTGCGCGCGAGCGACTCGGCGAGGTCGTCCGGCGGCTTCCCGGCACCGCGGGTCTCGGAGGCGGAGACACCTACACAGCGGCGGGGCTGCCGCGCAGGCGCCGGCCCGGGCGTCCACGGCCCGCACGATGCTCGGCTCGCAGACGAGGGGTCGGCCAGGAGATCGTGCGGCAGGCGTCCGCGGCGGCGCACGAGGTGACGGCGGCGGGTCCGCGATCCCTCCCGCCTTCCGTCCTCAAGGCGGTGTACGCCGATCTGACGCGCATGGAGGCCGCGCGTCGGTACGGCCGCCGAAGCTGACGAACGGCCCTCGGCCGGGGACGTACCGCACGGTCGTGGGCGTCGCCCACTGACGCCGGCACCTCTACAGGCTGACGCCGACCGTGACCGGTTCGTTGACGAGCGTGACCCCGAAGGCCTCGTGGACCCCGGCGACGACCTCGCGGGCCAGTGCCAGCAGGTCCTCGGTGGTCGCGCCGCCCCGGTTGGTGAGGGCGAGCGTGTGCTTGGTGGAGATGCGCGCCGGGCCCGTGCCGTACCCCTTGGTGAAGCCCGCCTTGTCGATGAGCCAGGCGGCCGAGGTCTTCACCCGCCCGCCGCCCGCGGGGAAGACGGGCGGCGTGACGTCGGCACCGAGGCGCTCGCCCGCGCGGGCGAGGAACGCCGCGTGCTCCGCCTCGTCGAGGATCGGGTTGGTGAAGAAGGACCCGGCCGACCAGGTGTCGTGGTCCTCCGGGTCGAGCACCATCCCCTTGCCCGCCCGCAGCCGGAGGACGGTCTCGCGGGCGGAGGCGGCGGGAACGCGATCACCCTGCTCGACGCCCATGGTCCTGGCCGTCTCGGGGTAGAGGAGGGGCGCCGACTGTCCGCCCGCGTCCTCGAGACCGAACCGGACCCGCAGCACGACGAAACGGTCGGGCTCGGCCTTGAATCGGCTGTGGCGGTACGAGAACGCGCACGCCTCGTTGGGGAGGGTGACCGTCTCCCGGGTGTGCCGGTCGTAGGCGACGACCTCGGTGATGACCGAGGACACCTCCTGCCCGTAGGCGCCGACGTTCTGGATCGGCGTCGCCCCGGCGGATCCGGGGATCCCGGCGAGGCATTCGATGCCGGCCAGCCCCGCCTCGACCGTACGGGCCACGGCATCGGTCCAGACCTCACCGGCGGCCAGTTCGAGCGCCGTACCGGAGAGCTCGAAGCCCTCGGTCGCGATGCGCAGGGCTGTTCCGTCGAAGCCCTTGTCGCCGATGACCAGGTTGGAGCCGCCGCCGATGATCAGCAGCGGCGTGCCGCTGTCGTCGGCCTCGCGTACGGCGGCGACCACCTCGGCGTCAGTGGTGGCCGTCAGGAGACGGTTGGCCGGACCGCCGAGCCGGAAGGTGGTCAGGGGGGCGAGGGGGGCGTCGTGGAATTCCTGCACGGGGACAAGAGTACGGTCCGTGGCCGTGCCGCCCCAGCGGGGCCACCGAGCGCGCGGAGGGGCGCCCTCCTCGGGAGGGCGCCCCTCCGGCCCGGCAGAGGCGGCCGTACGTCAGGCCAGGCGGACGACGGCGCGGGACAGGCCCAGCACCTTCTTGTCGTCGCTCGTCACCGTCAGGTCGACCCGCACGAGGTTGTCGTCCAGCTTCGCCGCGACCTTGCCGCTGACCTCGATCAGGGCCCCGGTGTCGTCGTTGGGCACGACCACCGGCTTGGTGAAGCGGACGCCGTACTCGACGACCGCGCCCGGGTCGCCGGTCCAGTCCGTGACCACCCTGATCGCCTCGGCCATGGTGAACATGCCGTGCGCGATCACGTCCGGCAGACCGACCTCGCGCGCGAACTTCTCGTTCCAGTGGATCGGGTTGAAGTCTCCGGAGGCGCCCGCGTACTGCACCAGGGTCGCCCGCGTCACCGGGAACGACCGCGCCGGCAGTTCCGTACCGACCTCGACCGCTCCGTATGCGATGGTCGCCGTCATGACGCCTCCTCGGCGGCACGCGCCACCAGCTTGGTCCACGCGGTCACGACGTGCTCACCGGACTCGTCGTGCACCTCACCGCGGATGTCCACGATGTCGTTGCCCGCCATCGACTTGACGCCCTCGATGGTCGAGGTGACCGTCAGCCGGTCCCCCGCCCGCACGGGACGCACATGGGCGAACTTCTGGTCGCCGTGCACCACACGGCTGTAGTCCAGCCCCAGCTGCGGGTCCTGGATCACCTGGCCCGCCGCCCTGAAAGTGATCGAGAACACGAACGTGGGCGGAGCGATCACGTCCGGGTGTCCCAGAGCCTTGGCGGCTTCCGGATCGGTGTAGGCGGGGTTGGTGTCACCCACCGCCTCCGCGAACTCCCGGATCTTCTCCCGGCCGACCTCGTACGCCGGGGTGGGCGGATAGGTCCGCCCCACGAAGGACTGGTCGAGCGCCATGAGCCCGGTACCTCCTGGTGAAATGTCGAATAGGCCGAAGAACAGCCCTAGCCACCACATAAAACGACACGAGGCCGCCCCCAGTGGGGACGGCCTCGTGTACGAGCCTGTTTCAGCGCGTTTCGCGGTGCGCGGTGTGCGAGTTGCAGCGCGGGCAGTGCTTCTTCATCTCAAGACGGTCCGGGTTGTTACGCCGGTTCTTCTTGGTGATGTAGTTCCGCTCCTTGCACTCCACGCAGGCCAGCGTGATCTTCGGGCGGACGTCGGTGGCAGCCACGTGAGTGCTCCTTGGACGGACGGATGGACGGATGAACGCATAAAAGAGTAGCCGATCGAAGGACCGACCCAACAATCGGCTACCGTTAGTAGCGGTGACCGGACTTGAACCGGTGACACAGCGATTATGAGCCGCTTGCTCTACCGACTGAGCTACACCGCTTTGATGCCGAGATCCCCCGCCGAAGCGGGTTCACCCGATCACCAGAGCCCCAATGCGGAATCGAACCGCAGACCTTCTCCTTACCATGGAGACGCTCTACCGACTGAGCTATTGGGGCGAGCGAGGAAGACATTACACGGTCTGTCGCCGATCGCCCAAATCCGTTTCCGCCGCCCACACCGGGACCACTCCCGCCTCCGCGCGACCCCTGCGGGCGCCCCCCTGATCAGGCCCTTGATCAGCCCGTACGCCGACTCCGCGGGCCGTCCCACGGGCCTCCGCCGCACCTCTGCCCGCACCTGCCTCGCAAGGCCACATTCGTACGACTAATTCGGCCTTCCCAGGAGCGTGCCGGGCCCACGCCTAGGCTCGGCGCACTCTGCGTGATCTTGCTCGTCCCCCAGGAGCGGCGCGATGCCCGAAAACACCGGTGACGCCTCCGCGCTCCTCCTCGGCGGGGCACGACTGGCGGACGGCCGCGTCGTCGACGTGCGGATCGGTGGGGCCCGCATCGAGGCGGTCGGGGCCGCAGGCAGCCTGACGGTCGAGGGGACCCGCCTGGACCTGCGCGGCCACCTCCTGCTGCCCGCTCCCGCCGAACCCCACGCCCACGCCGACACGGCGCTCACGAGCGCCGCGGAGGGCCCGCCGCCCCACCGGCCCGTGGACGTCCGGCGCCGCGCCACCGAGGCCGCGCTGCTGCAGCTCGGCCACGGGGCCACCGCACTGCGCGCCCACGTGCGGGTCGGCGGCGTCAAGGGCCTCGGCGCCCTGGAAGGGGTCCTGGCCGCCGGCCGTTCCCTGCGCGGACTCACCGAGCTGACCGCGGTGGCCGTCCCCCGGCTCCTCACCGGCGTCGCGGGCGCGGACGGTCTCGCCGCGCTCCGGGACGCCGTCGACATGGGTGCGGGTGTGATCGGAGGCCGTCCCGACATCGACCCCGACCCGGCCGGCCACGCCGACGCCGTGCTCGCACTCGCCGCCGACCGGGGCCGCCCCGTCGACCTGCACACGGACGGCGGCGACCCGGCCCTCCTCGCCCGGCTGGCCGCCATGGCCGGAGGCTTCCGCCCCGGCGTCTGTCTCGGCCCCTGTGCGGGCCTCTCACGGCTTCCCGGCGACGAGGCGGCCCGCACCGCCGACCGGCTCGCCGCCGCCGCCGTGACCGTCGTCTGCCTCCCCCAGGGCGGCTGCTCCTGCGCCGGGCTCCGCGGAATCCCGCCGGTGGGACTGCTGCGCGCCGCCGGGGTACGGGTGGCGGCGGGCAGCGGGGCCCTGCGCGACACCTCCAACCCGGTCGGGCGGGGGGACCCCCTGGAGGCGGCGTACCTGCTGGCCTCGCAGGACGGCCTCGCCCCCGAGAGCGCCTACGACGCCGTCTCGGGAGCCGCCAGGGCGGCCCTGGGACTGCCGGGGGTGCGCGTCGAGGCCGGTTTCCCCGCAGAGCTGCTCGCCGTACGCGGGGACGGTCTGGCCGGGGCTCTCTCCCTCGCCTACAGCAGGATCGTGGTGCACCGCGGACGCGTGGTGGCGCGGACCAGCGCCGTACGCGAGTACCTCGACTCCGGGGCCGCGGCGGCGGCCCTCGACCTCCCGCGCCAGGGACGGGCCGATTCCGGTTACGGCGGCGGGCCTTGAGCGCGAGCGGCCCATGCGGCGTACGGTCGAAGGCATGCGCATTGTCATTGCAGGTGGACATGGTCAGATCGCGCTGCGGCTCGAGCGGCTGCTCGCCGCGCGCGGTGACGAGGCGGTGGGCGTCATCCGCAACCCGCAGCAGGGCGAGGACCTGAGGGCGGCGGGCGCCGAGCCCGTCGTGCTCGACCTCGAATCGGCGTCCGTCGAGGAGACGGCGGAGGTGCTGCGCGGGGCCGATGCCGTGGTCTTCGCGGCCGGAGCGGGCCCGAACAGCGGCTCGGCCCGCAAGGACACGGTGGACCGGGGAGCGGCCGTGCTCTTCGCGGACGCGGCGGAACGGGCGGGAGTGCGACGCTACGTCGTGGTGTCCTCCATGGGCGCCGACCCGGACAACCGGGGTGACGAGGTCTTCGACGTCTACCAGCGGGCGAAGGGCGAGGCGGACGCGTACGTCCAGTCCAGGAGCGCC
Proteins encoded in this window:
- the rplK gene encoding 50S ribosomal protein L11 is translated as MPPKKKKVTGLIKLQINAGAANPAPPVGPALGQHGVNIMEFCKAYNAATESQRGMVVPVEITVYEDRSFTFITKTPPAAKLILKAAGVDKGSGEPHKTKVAKLTADQVREIATTKLPDLNANDLDAASKIIAGTARSMGITVEG
- the nusG gene encoding transcription termination/antitermination protein NusG yields the protein MSDPNLNDDAEPTASAVESAEDELDIVEAADAVAPDQVDAADAAAGEPAEQDAVRAESEEDDEAVEPAEDDESAEEESDEEAEPAAPVDAVAALREELRGLPGEWYVIHTYAGYEKRVKANLEQRAVSLNVEDFIYQAEVPEEEIVQIKNGERKNVRQNKLPGYVLVRMDLTNESWGVVRNTPGVTGFVGNAYDPYPLTLDEIVKMLAPEAEEKAAREAAEAEGKPAPARKVEVQVLDFEVGDSVTVTDGPFATLQATINEINADSKKVKGLVEIFGRETPVELSFDQIQKN
- the secE gene encoding preprotein translocase subunit SecE, with translation MTDAVGSIDMPDAEDEAPESKKKTRKGGKRGKKGPLGRLALFYRQIIAELRKVVWPTRSQLSTYTAVVIAFVVVMIGLVTVIDFGFARVIKYVFG
- a CDS encoding pyridoxal phosphate-dependent aminotransferase: MSAATSPSERRVSARIGAISESATLAVDAKAKALKAAGRPVIGFGAGEPDFPTPDYIVDAAVEACRNPKYHRYTPAGGLPELKAAIAEKTLRDSGYEVDASQILVTNGGKQAIYEAFAAILDPGDEVIVPAPYWTTYPESIRLAGGVPVEVVADETTGYRVSVEQLEAARTERTKVVLFVSPSNPTGAVYNEADTEAIGRWAVEHGLWVMTDEIYEHLVYGGAAAASLPAVVPELRDKCIVVNGVAKTYAMTGWRVGWIIGPKDVVKAATNLQSHATSNVSNVAQVAALAAVSGPLDAVAEMRTAFDRRRRTIVRMLNEIDGVLCPEPEGAFYAYPSVKGLLGKEIRGKRPADSVELAALILDEAEVAVVPGEAFGTPGYLRLSYALGDDDLVEGVSRLQKLLGEARD
- a CDS encoding adenosine deaminase → MERDVRLLPKAHLHLHFTGSMRPTTLLELADKYGVRLPEALTGGEPPKLRATDERGWFRFQRLYDIARSCLRSPEDIQRLVRETAMEDVADGSGWLEIQVDPTSYAPLLGGLIPAIEIILDAVDRAARETGLGIRVVIAANRMKHPLDARTLARLAVRYADRGVIGFGLSNDERRGMARDFDRAFAIAREGGLIAAPHGGELSGPSSVRDCLDDLDAARIGHGVRAAEDPRLLRTLAERGVTCEVCPASNVALGVYEKPTDVPLRTLFDAGVPMALGADDPLLFGSRLAAQYDLVRRHHGFTDEELAELARQSVRGSVAPVEVREKLLGGIDAWLAG
- a CDS encoding UDP-N-acetylmuramate dehydrogenase, giving the protein MQEFHDAPLAPLTTFRLGGPANRLLTATTDAEVVAAVREADDSGTPLLIIGGGSNLVIGDKGFDGTALRIATEGFELSGTALELAAGEVWTDAVARTVEAGLAGIECLAGIPGSAGATPIQNVGAYGQEVSSVITEVVAYDRHTRETVTLPNEACAFSYRHSRFKAEPDRFVVLRVRFGLEDAGGQSAPLLYPETARTMGVEQGDRVPAASARETVLRLRAGKGMVLDPEDHDTWSAGSFFTNPILDEAEHAAFLARAGERLGADVTPPVFPAGGGRVKTSAAWLIDKAGFTKGYGTGPARISTKHTLALTNRGGATTEDLLALAREVVAGVHEAFGVTLVNEPVTVGVSL
- a CDS encoding MaoC family dehydratase; protein product: MTATIAYGAVEVGTELPARSFPVTRATLVQYAGASGDFNPIHWNEKFAREVGLPDVIAHGMFTMAEAIRVVTDWTGDPGAVVEYGVRFTKPVVVPNDDTGALIEVSGKVAAKLDDNLVRVDLTVTSDDKKVLGLSRAVVRLA
- a CDS encoding MaoC family dehydratase N-terminal domain-containing protein; the encoded protein is MALDQSFVGRTYPPTPAYEVGREKIREFAEAVGDTNPAYTDPEAAKALGHPDVIAPPTFVFSITFRAAGQVIQDPQLGLDYSRVVHGDQKFAHVRPVRAGDRLTVTSTIEGVKSMAGNDIVDIRGEVHDESGEHVVTAWTKLVARAAEEAS
- the rpmG gene encoding 50S ribosomal protein L33, whose protein sequence is MAATDVRPKITLACVECKERNYITKKNRRNNPDRLEMKKHCPRCNSHTAHRETR
- a CDS encoding amidohydrolase family protein, which codes for MPENTGDASALLLGGARLADGRVVDVRIGGARIEAVGAAGSLTVEGTRLDLRGHLLLPAPAEPHAHADTALTSAAEGPPPHRPVDVRRRATEAALLQLGHGATALRAHVRVGGVKGLGALEGVLAAGRSLRGLTELTAVAVPRLLTGVAGADGLAALRDAVDMGAGVIGGRPDIDPDPAGHADAVLALAADRGRPVDLHTDGGDPALLARLAAMAGGFRPGVCLGPCAGLSRLPGDEAARTADRLAAAAVTVVCLPQGGCSCAGLRGIPPVGLLRAAGVRVAAGSGALRDTSNPVGRGDPLEAAYLLASQDGLAPESAYDAVSGAARAALGLPGVRVEAGFPAELLAVRGDGLAGALSLAYSRIVVHRGRVVARTSAVREYLDSGAAAAALDLPRQGRADSGYGGGP
- a CDS encoding SDR family oxidoreductase, whose protein sequence is MRIVIAGGHGQIALRLERLLAARGDEAVGVIRNPQQGEDLRAAGAEPVVLDLESASVEETAEVLRGADAVVFAAGAGPNSGSARKDTVDRGAAVLFADAAERAGVRRYVVVSSMGADPDNRGDEVFDVYQRAKGEADAYVQSRSALDWTILRPGMLTNDAGTGQILLAASTGRGPVPRDDVAAVLVELLDTPATAGLTLELISGNKPVTVAVKDIAGN